A genomic window from Microvirga sp. TS319 includes:
- a CDS encoding heavy metal translocating P-type ATPase, which yields MDCASCAAKIDTALRRAPGVADVNVSIPAGTVTVDHDDTVVPAALAKRITTLGYKVTGQGPADARAFAKAGHDHGHEHGPGCGHDHDHEGHDHHHGHDHKRGHDEQASAGLHGHLHDHGPSEGPWWKSRRGLLTIACGAALVAAYVIGQLLPQTGHWAFLAAMAVGLVPVARRALVAARFGTPFSIEMLMTIAAVGAVIIGATEEAAMVVFLFLVGELLEGVAAGRARASIQGLTKLVPKTALIERDGRTEEVQAETLAVGSVILVRPGDRVPADGEIVSGESSVDEAPVTGESVPKRKRDGETVFAGTINGDRALRVRVTAAARDNTIARIVRLVEEAQESKAPTERFIDRFSRYYTPAVLMVGALVAIVPPLLFGAAWGEWVYKGLAILLIGCPCALVISTPAAIAAGLAAGARRGLLMKGGAVLETLGTITMAALDKTGTLTEGKPKVTDIVPVARSEREVLSLAAALETGSSHPLAAAILAKAAEAGVPVPPAANAGAVGGKGVTGSVGGVALFLGSPKAAAETVALTAEQTALITGLNDEGKSVSVLLAGDQVAGVIAMRDEPRPDAKEGLEALKRAGVDTLMVTGDNRRTATAIAAGLGIEPRADLLPQDKQAIVRELQANGHVVAKIGDGINDAPGLAAADVGIAMGGGTDVALETADAAVLHGRVLDIARMVRLSRDTMGNIRQNITIALGLKAVFLVTTILGITGLWPAILADTGATVLVTANAMRLLAAGGRT from the coding sequence ATGGACTGCGCGTCGTGCGCGGCCAAGATCGACACGGCCTTGCGGCGCGCTCCGGGCGTGGCAGACGTCAACGTCTCGATTCCGGCCGGCACCGTGACGGTCGACCACGATGATACGGTCGTGCCAGCGGCACTCGCCAAGAGGATCACGACGCTCGGATACAAGGTGACGGGACAAGGGCCGGCGGATGCAAGAGCATTCGCGAAGGCCGGTCATGATCATGGACACGAGCACGGCCCTGGTTGCGGCCATGATCACGATCACGAGGGTCACGATCATCATCATGGTCACGACCACAAGCGCGGGCACGACGAACAGGCTTCCGCCGGCCTGCACGGACATCTGCACGATCATGGCCCGAGCGAGGGCCCGTGGTGGAAGAGCCGGCGCGGTCTCCTGACCATCGCCTGTGGCGCGGCTCTCGTGGCCGCCTATGTCATCGGCCAGCTCCTGCCGCAGACCGGGCATTGGGCCTTCCTGGCCGCCATGGCCGTGGGCCTCGTGCCCGTCGCCCGGCGGGCTCTGGTGGCGGCCCGCTTCGGCACCCCGTTCTCCATCGAGATGCTGATGACCATCGCGGCCGTCGGCGCCGTGATCATTGGCGCGACCGAGGAAGCCGCCATGGTGGTCTTTCTGTTTCTGGTCGGCGAGCTTTTGGAGGGCGTCGCGGCGGGGCGCGCCCGCGCCAGCATCCAGGGGCTGACCAAGCTGGTGCCCAAGACCGCGCTGATCGAGCGCGACGGCAGGACCGAGGAGGTTCAGGCCGAAACCCTCGCGGTCGGCTCCGTCATCCTGGTTCGTCCCGGCGATCGGGTTCCCGCCGATGGCGAGATCGTCTCGGGCGAGAGTTCCGTCGACGAGGCGCCAGTGACCGGCGAGAGCGTGCCCAAGCGCAAGCGCGATGGCGAGACCGTCTTTGCCGGCACGATCAACGGCGACAGGGCGTTGCGCGTGCGCGTCACGGCGGCCGCGCGGGACAACACCATCGCGCGCATCGTGCGTCTGGTGGAGGAGGCGCAGGAGAGCAAGGCTCCGACCGAGCGCTTTATCGATCGCTTCTCACGCTATTACACACCCGCCGTCCTCATGGTCGGTGCGCTCGTCGCCATCGTGCCGCCGCTGCTCTTTGGAGCCGCCTGGGGCGAGTGGGTCTACAAGGGCCTGGCGATCCTGCTGATCGGCTGCCCCTGCGCGCTGGTGATCTCGACGCCTGCGGCCATCGCGGCCGGATTGGCGGCGGGCGCCCGGCGCGGCCTTCTGATGAAGGGCGGCGCAGTGCTGGAGACGCTTGGCACGATCACCATGGCGGCTTTGGACAAGACCGGCACGCTGACGGAAGGCAAGCCGAAGGTGACGGACATCGTCCCGGTCGCCCGCTCGGAGCGCGAGGTCCTGTCCCTGGCGGCCGCCCTGGAGACCGGATCGAGCCATCCGCTTGCAGCCGCGATCCTGGCAAAGGCGGCGGAGGCCGGCGTTCCGGTTCCTCCGGCCGCAAATGCCGGCGCGGTCGGTGGCAAGGGTGTCACCGGCAGCGTCGGCGGGGTCGCGCTCTTTCTCGGCTCGCCCAAGGCCGCGGCCGAGACGGTGGCGCTCACGGCCGAGCAGACGGCGCTGATCACCGGCCTGAACGACGAGGGCAAGTCCGTCTCGGTGCTGCTGGCGGGCGATCAGGTCGCCGGGGTGATCGCCATGCGCGACGAGCCGCGTCCGGATGCGAAGGAAGGCCTCGAAGCCCTGAAGCGGGCCGGTGTCGATACGCTCATGGTGACGGGAGACAACCGGCGGACGGCCACGGCCATCGCGGCCGGGCTCGGCATCGAGCCCCGGGCCGATCTGCTGCCGCAGGACAAACAGGCTATCGTCCGGGAGCTTCAGGCCAACGGTCACGTGGTGGCCAAGATCGGCGACGGCATCAACGACGCTCCGGGTCTGGCCGCAGCGGATGTCGGCATCGCCATGGGCGGCGGAACGGACGTAGCCCTGGAGACCGCCGACGCGGCGGTCCTGCATGGGCGCGTGCTCGACATTGCCCGCATGGTGCGCCTGTCGCGGGACACGATGGGCAATATCCGCCAGAACATCACCATCGCGCTCGGCCTCAAGGCGGTGTTCCTGGTCACCACCATTCTCGGCATCACCGGCCTGTGGCCCGCAATCCTGGCCGATACGGGCGCGACGGTGCTGGTCACCGCCAACGCCATGCGCCTGCTCGCCGCCGGAGGGCGGACGTGA
- a CDS encoding helix-turn-helix domain-containing protein, with the protein MSLTIGELSRQTGVKVPTIRYYEQIGLLAEPLRTEGQQRRYETEAVRRLNFIRHARELGFEVEAIRQLLDLTGTPDRSCGDVHEITKVHLKEVKDKIARLTALRDELEAMVAHDHRKISECRIIEVLADHAECLHERH; encoded by the coding sequence ATGTCCCTGACGATCGGCGAGCTGTCGCGGCAGACAGGAGTGAAGGTGCCGACCATCCGCTATTACGAGCAGATCGGCCTGCTGGCCGAGCCGCTCCGGACGGAGGGCCAGCAGCGGCGCTACGAGACCGAGGCTGTCCGCAGGCTCAACTTCATCCGCCATGCCCGGGAACTCGGGTTCGAGGTCGAGGCCATCCGGCAGCTCCTGGACCTGACCGGCACGCCGGACCGCTCCTGCGGCGACGTCCACGAGATCACCAAGGTCCACCTGAAGGAGGTGAAAGACAAGATCGCGCGCCTCACGGCCTTGCGGGACGAACTGGAGGCCATGGTCGCGCACGATCACCGGAAGATTTCGGAATGCCGGATCATCGAGGTGCTGGCCGACCATGCGGAGTGCCTTCACGAACGGCACTGA
- a CDS encoding FUSC family protein — translation MISSLGQRLGLDRAALAHGLRLALAAWLAYAIASLLHVGNAYWAAMPIWVVSQSAKGLMIERGVFRIGGTLLGAAAGFGILWLGLTPYASLAVLGLWVAANASLVHLLRGVHGYGALMSGMTAAVVVLPSILHPDHAATVAMARVECTLIGVVVVTLVTGFWTPSASRRDFYARVRRLAHDAIALALSFPVDEADAREGAILQEMADLQANASLVAAGSIEGYRRLHHVDALIVAALALMAAGRTLSMRLNRKGLPPGVLDEADARNLAARLLATSPEDRQDRKAQLAGIGRADASVLDALDRVVLADRAFDAEPGRADARSFRRKATYLAPHRDGRIALETGLFTGAATFGAGALGYASGWSMGELAALGICIFSMVLGSLPDPKAIAPVMLRGVVLGVAAALLYRLTIQPSIATVPQLVLSVAPFMLVGGLARASRKTAGPALDANMCFMLASQAVLPAVTDRVVIFNEAAALLLSVSVVTSGFMLLPPAGERRALRAARAIGADIMRILQGSDTAAALRRPVLRLSLHIEKSAHLGTRPGWSLLAALNLGEAVGRLRRRLAEPKGDRASRRVLEEALADLKAMLERPGATADRLESHARTLADPEAAEILLDAANALRASRLLLANAGGGSSLSPSS, via the coding sequence ATGATCTCTTCACTCGGACAGCGCCTCGGCCTGGATCGCGCTGCTCTCGCGCATGGGCTGCGTTTGGCGCTTGCCGCATGGCTGGCCTACGCCATCGCGTCTCTCCTGCATGTGGGAAACGCCTACTGGGCCGCGATGCCGATCTGGGTAGTGTCGCAATCGGCCAAGGGTCTCATGATCGAGCGCGGAGTCTTCCGTATCGGCGGAACATTGCTGGGCGCCGCGGCCGGTTTCGGCATTCTGTGGCTCGGGCTCACGCCCTATGCGTCTCTTGCCGTTCTCGGGCTCTGGGTGGCCGCGAACGCATCGCTCGTGCATCTCCTGCGCGGCGTGCACGGTTATGGCGCGCTCATGTCCGGCATGACGGCGGCGGTCGTCGTGCTGCCGTCCATTCTGCATCCGGACCATGCCGCGACCGTCGCGATGGCGCGGGTGGAATGCACGCTGATCGGCGTCGTCGTAGTGACGCTCGTCACCGGCTTCTGGACACCGAGCGCCTCCCGGCGCGACTTCTACGCGCGCGTTCGCCGCCTCGCGCACGATGCCATCGCCCTCGCACTGTCCTTCCCGGTCGACGAGGCTGATGCGCGTGAAGGCGCGATCTTGCAGGAGATGGCCGATCTGCAGGCCAATGCGAGCCTCGTGGCCGCGGGATCGATCGAGGGTTACCGCAGGCTGCACCATGTGGACGCGCTGATCGTCGCCGCCTTGGCTCTCATGGCAGCCGGGAGGACACTCAGCATGCGTCTCAATCGAAAGGGTCTTCCCCCAGGCGTGCTCGACGAGGCCGATGCGCGCAACCTCGCAGCGCGTCTGCTCGCCACTTCGCCCGAGGACCGGCAGGACCGAAAGGCGCAGCTCGCCGGCATCGGACGGGCGGATGCTTCCGTGCTGGACGCCCTCGACCGGGTCGTCCTGGCCGATCGCGCCTTCGATGCGGAGCCGGGCCGCGCGGACGCCCGGTCTTTCCGCCGCAAGGCGACCTATCTCGCGCCGCACCGGGATGGCCGGATCGCATTGGAAACCGGACTGTTCACGGGCGCGGCGACCTTCGGGGCGGGTGCGCTGGGCTACGCATCCGGCTGGTCCATGGGCGAGCTTGCCGCGCTCGGCATCTGCATCTTCTCGATGGTGCTCGGATCGCTGCCGGACCCGAAGGCCATCGCGCCGGTCATGCTCAGAGGCGTCGTGCTCGGCGTGGCCGCCGCCCTGCTCTACCGCCTGACGATCCAGCCCTCCATCGCGACCGTGCCGCAACTCGTTCTTTCGGTCGCCCCCTTCATGCTGGTCGGTGGGCTCGCCAGAGCGAGCCGAAAGACCGCAGGTCCCGCGCTCGACGCCAACATGTGCTTCATGCTGGCGAGCCAGGCCGTGCTTCCGGCGGTGACGGACCGGGTCGTGATCTTCAACGAGGCAGCGGCGCTGCTTCTGAGCGTCAGCGTCGTGACGTCGGGCTTCATGCTGCTGCCCCCGGCGGGCGAACGGCGCGCCCTTCGGGCCGCGCGCGCCATCGGGGCGGATATCATGCGCATTCTCCAAGGAAGCGATACGGCGGCCGCCCTCCGCAGACCGGTCCTGCGCCTGAGCCTGCACATCGAGAAGAGCGCCCATCTCGGCACCCGTCCGGGCTGGAGCCTGCTCGCCGCCCTCAACCTGGGAGAGGCCGTCGGCCGGCTCCGGCGACGCCTTGCGGAACCGAAAGGCGACAGGGCCTCCCGGAGGGTGCTGGAGGAGGCCCTGGCGGATCTCAAGGCAATGCTCGAGAGGCCGGGCGCCACGGCCGACCGGCTGGAGAGCCACGCGCGCACGCTCGCCGATCCGGAAGCCGCCGAGATCCTTCTGGATGCTGCCAATGCCCTGAGGGCGAGCCGGCTGCTCCTCGCCAACGCGGGCGGCGGGTCCAGCCTCTCTCCGTCATCGTGA
- a CDS encoding ABC transporter substrate-binding protein: MRRGWRIGLAVVVSWLVTQSSGHAQGTTAVRVGHFPNITHVQALVARAMERQGRNWFADRLGPGVRIEWYAYNAGPSAMEAIFAKSLDLAYVGPNPALNAYARSRGSEVRVVAGAVNGGSALVVQGDSRLSKPADFKGKRIATPQFGNTQDVAARAWLVAGGLRITQTGGDAQVVPTSNPDQLSLFKSRQLDAVWTVEPWVSRLESEAGGKVLVEENDAITTVLVSSADFLGRSRDLARRFVAAHRELTEWIRQNPDEAQRLVREELRASFRIDMAPELVARAWPRMQITPDVALSAFQSFVSSAQAVGFLRDTPDLGRLIEEP, from the coding sequence ATGCGGCGCGGATGGCGGATCGGTCTTGCGGTCGTGGTGTCGTGGCTGGTGACGCAGTCCTCCGGCCACGCACAGGGAACGACGGCCGTTCGGGTCGGGCATTTTCCCAACATCACCCATGTCCAGGCGCTCGTCGCCCGAGCCATGGAGCGGCAGGGCCGGAACTGGTTCGCCGATCGGCTGGGCCCTGGCGTCAGGATCGAATGGTATGCCTACAATGCCGGCCCGAGCGCCATGGAGGCGATCTTCGCCAAGTCGCTGGACCTCGCCTATGTGGGACCGAACCCGGCGCTGAACGCCTATGCTCGCTCCCGAGGGAGCGAGGTGCGGGTGGTCGCGGGCGCGGTGAACGGCGGCTCGGCCCTCGTGGTGCAGGGCGACTCAAGGCTCTCGAAACCCGCCGACTTCAAGGGCAAGCGCATCGCGACGCCGCAATTCGGCAACACGCAGGACGTGGCGGCCCGTGCCTGGCTCGTGGCGGGTGGCCTCCGCATCACTCAGACGGGCGGCGACGCCCAGGTGGTGCCCACCAGCAACCCCGATCAGCTCTCCCTTTTCAAGAGCAGGCAACTCGATGCGGTGTGGACCGTCGAGCCGTGGGTGTCGCGCCTCGAATCCGAGGCCGGCGGCAAGGTGCTCGTGGAAGAGAATGACGCGATCACCACCGTGCTCGTGTCGAGTGCGGACTTCCTCGGCCGGAGCCGCGACCTCGCCCGGCGCTTCGTGGCGGCGCATCGCGAGCTCACCGAATGGATCCGGCAGAACCCGGACGAGGCGCAGCGTCTCGTCCGCGAGGAGCTGCGGGCGTCGTTCAGGATCGACATGGCGCCGGAACTCGTGGCCCGCGCCTGGCCCCGCATGCAGATCACGCCGGACGTGGCGCTGTCCGCCTTCCAGTCCTTCGTCTCCAGCGCACAGGCCGTGGGCTTCCTGCGCGACACGCCCGATCTCGGCCGCCTGATCGAGGAGCCTTGA
- a CDS encoding ABC transporter ATP-binding protein, translating to MEASPHTSSGIRPAKLVIEGVSKWFTPKRHIVQALDDISLTVAEGEFVCLLGPSGCGKSTLLNIVAGLTRPDRGRVLADGKPVAGPGQERLVMFQESALFPWLDAFGNVMFGLKLKPDLTKAERRRIADEYLNLVGLARFKHAQIHELSGGMKQRVALARALAPDPQVLLMDEPFAALDAMTRDQLYDDIQRIWMESRKTIIFVTHNVREAVCLGDRIVLMSPSPGRIQQIFDIPLPRPRDINSPELAAYTSKIAAALKGVTNGAVSE from the coding sequence ATGGAGGCGTCCCCTCACACATCGTCCGGCATCCGCCCCGCCAAGCTCGTGATCGAGGGCGTCTCGAAATGGTTCACGCCCAAGCGGCACATCGTACAGGCGCTCGACGACATCTCACTCACGGTCGCGGAGGGCGAGTTCGTCTGCCTTCTCGGCCCCTCCGGCTGCGGAAAATCCACGCTGCTCAACATCGTCGCAGGCCTCACCAGACCCGACCGGGGCCGGGTGCTCGCCGACGGCAAGCCCGTCGCGGGGCCGGGGCAGGAGCGCCTGGTGATGTTTCAGGAATCGGCCTTGTTCCCCTGGCTCGACGCCTTCGGCAACGTCATGTTCGGCCTCAAGCTCAAGCCTGATCTCACCAAGGCCGAGCGCCGCCGCATCGCGGACGAGTATCTGAACCTCGTGGGCCTCGCGAGGTTCAAGCATGCGCAGATCCATGAACTGTCCGGCGGCATGAAGCAGCGCGTGGCGCTCGCCCGCGCGCTTGCTCCCGATCCGCAGGTGCTGCTCATGGACGAGCCTTTCGCCGCGCTCGATGCAATGACGCGTGACCAGCTCTATGACGACATCCAGCGCATCTGGATGGAAAGCCGCAAGACCATCATCTTCGTCACGCACAACGTGCGCGAGGCCGTGTGTCTTGGCGACCGCATCGTGCTCATGTCGCCGTCGCCGGGGCGCATCCAGCAGATCTTCGACATCCCCCTGCCCCGTCCGCGCGACATCAACAGCCCCGAGCTCGCCGCCTACACCTCGAAGATCGCGGCCGCGCTCAAAGGCGTCACGAACGGAGCGGTATCCGAATGA
- a CDS encoding ABC transporter permease produces the protein MKRLAVALLFFAALIALWDLAVRSGRWSVVLLPSPAAVAEYIWYALLDGTLVESTWVTLKRLLVGYAAGVLIGLPLGLLTSTSQFLEDTLGALALGFQTLPSVCWVPLALIWFGQTEGAMLFVVIMGTVWSVIIATDHGARNIPPIYARAARTMGSEGFHKWTRVILPASLPFLVSGMKQGWAFAWRSLMAAEIYVTILTGFGLGHLLHYGRELNAMDQVIGIMIVIVVIGLLVDRLLFSPWERFLHRRWGTNLKEA, from the coding sequence ATGAAGCGTCTGGCGGTCGCCCTTCTCTTCTTCGCGGCTCTGATCGCCCTGTGGGATCTCGCGGTGCGCAGCGGGCGCTGGTCCGTGGTGCTGCTGCCCTCTCCGGCCGCCGTGGCGGAATACATCTGGTACGCGCTTCTCGACGGCACCCTCGTCGAGTCCACCTGGGTGACGTTGAAGCGCCTGCTCGTCGGCTATGCCGCCGGCGTGCTCATCGGCCTGCCGCTCGGGCTTCTGACCAGCACGTCGCAATTCCTGGAGGACACCCTGGGGGCACTGGCCCTGGGCTTCCAGACGTTGCCGAGCGTGTGCTGGGTGCCGCTCGCGCTCATCTGGTTCGGGCAGACGGAGGGCGCGATGCTGTTCGTCGTGATCATGGGCACCGTGTGGTCCGTGATCATCGCCACCGATCACGGCGCGCGCAACATCCCGCCGATCTACGCGCGGGCCGCGCGCACCATGGGCTCGGAAGGGTTTCACAAATGGACTCGCGTGATCCTGCCCGCGTCGTTGCCGTTCCTCGTCAGCGGCATGAAGCAGGGCTGGGCCTTCGCCTGGCGCTCCCTGATGGCGGCGGAGATCTACGTCACGATCCTCACCGGGTTCGGCCTCGGCCACCTGCTCCATTACGGACGCGAGCTCAACGCCATGGATCAGGTGATCGGCATCATGATCGTGATCGTGGTGATCGGCCTGCTCGTCGACCGCCTGCTGTTCTCGCCGTGGGAGCGTTTCCTGCACCGGCGCTGGGGCACGAACCTCAAGGAGGCGTGA
- a CDS encoding DUF5996 family protein → MDDVWPELPYPQWRDTAATLQLWTQIVGKIRLSLTPWLNHGWQVPLYVSARGLTTSPMPAGHEIVEIEFDFFTHRLLVRTSRGDDGIMALEPRSVADFYEELLDLMRGIGVHVTINDRPNEVPDPIRFPEDQVHASYDADAAYRFWRALVQADRIFKLFRSSFLGKASPSHFFWGSFDLAVTRFSGRRAPLHPGGVPGLPDAVTREAYSDEVSSAGFWPGNDAYPRAAFYSYAYPEPPGFRDAKVTEGAFFDTTLSEFILPYDTLCKSPDPDALLLDFLSTTYAAAADAAGWDRKMLECELGVPKRVRAI, encoded by the coding sequence ATGGATGACGTCTGGCCGGAACTGCCCTATCCGCAATGGCGCGACACGGCCGCGACCCTGCAGCTTTGGACGCAGATCGTCGGCAAGATCCGGCTGTCGCTGACCCCCTGGCTCAACCACGGCTGGCAGGTGCCGCTCTATGTGAGCGCACGCGGGCTCACCACGTCGCCGATGCCCGCGGGCCACGAGATCGTGGAGATCGAGTTCGATTTCTTCACACATCGGCTGCTCGTGCGCACGAGCCGCGGGGATGACGGCATCATGGCGCTGGAGCCACGCAGCGTCGCGGATTTCTACGAAGAGCTCCTTGACCTGATGCGCGGCATCGGCGTGCATGTGACGATTAACGACAGGCCGAACGAGGTGCCAGATCCCATCCGTTTTCCGGAGGATCAGGTGCATGCGAGCTACGACGCGGATGCGGCCTATCGGTTCTGGCGCGCGCTCGTGCAGGCGGACCGCATCTTCAAGCTCTTCCGAAGCTCGTTCCTCGGCAAGGCCTCGCCGTCGCATTTCTTCTGGGGCAGCTTCGATCTCGCCGTCACGCGCTTCTCGGGGCGCAGGGCGCCGCTCCACCCCGGCGGCGTTCCGGGCCTGCCGGATGCAGTGACGCGGGAGGCCTATTCCGACGAGGTGAGCAGCGCGGGTTTCTGGCCGGGGAACGATGCCTATCCGCGGGCCGCGTTCTATTCCTACGCCTATCCGGAGCCGCCGGGCTTCCGCGACGCCAAGGTTACGGAGGGCGCGTTCTTCGACACGACCCTGAGCGAGTTCATCCTGCCTTACGACACCTTGTGCAAATCGCCGGATCCCGACGCGCTGCTGCTCGATTTTCTCTCGACAACCTATGCGGCCGCCGCGGATGCGGCCGGCTGGGACCGCAAGATGCTGGAATGCGAACTGGGAGTTCCGAAACGGGTGAGGGCCATCTAG
- a CDS encoding hemerythrin domain-containing protein yields MDLWRMILSEHANIEELCQEVLRASPHGPNSRAELFADLEDELDRHMTAKQNVIYPAFARDGRTETYLHELDDEHRDIRRRLAALSAQSDKNSRRWALDFRELVGVVYHAFSLEENGALVAAHGIFSRQEADTLRRAYEREKIAFYEASRWHMPHAMMPSRYGMPTGITFGLLAGALAIGGAALAWSMSRNGQMRAGSRANRPLHPAPRRPQPPFPLDSGVVDRSLSRRGMEGRASSGSMGMAGGRAAPQGMGASRPTGSAGSMAGSAARSVSGDTAATGSGAGTDEQWFSSANPPHAPSGLSTPLQPGGTVPGGSPASSVGSIGTGGGQTENRETGSLKGDGR; encoded by the coding sequence ATGGACCTGTGGCGGATGATCTTGTCGGAACATGCGAATATCGAGGAGCTCTGCCAGGAGGTGCTGAGGGCCTCTCCTCATGGTCCCAACAGCCGCGCGGAACTGTTTGCCGACCTCGAGGACGAGCTGGACCGTCATATGACGGCCAAGCAGAACGTGATCTACCCTGCGTTCGCCCGTGACGGGCGCACGGAGACCTACCTGCACGAGCTCGACGACGAGCATCGCGACATCCGCCGCAGGCTCGCTGCGCTCTCCGCCCAATCCGACAAGAACAGCCGGCGATGGGCGCTCGACTTCAGGGAGCTGGTCGGCGTAGTCTACCACGCCTTCAGCCTGGAGGAGAATGGCGCCCTGGTCGCGGCGCACGGCATTTTCTCTCGGCAGGAAGCCGACACGCTGCGGCGTGCCTACGAGCGCGAGAAGATCGCATTCTACGAGGCCTCCCGCTGGCACATGCCGCATGCGATGATGCCGAGTCGCTACGGCATGCCCACGGGCATCACCTTCGGGCTTCTCGCGGGTGCGCTCGCCATCGGCGGTGCGGCCCTGGCCTGGAGCATGTCGCGGAACGGGCAGATGCGCGCGGGCTCACGCGCCAATCGTCCCTTGCATCCGGCGCCGCGCCGCCCGCAGCCGCCATTTCCCCTCGACAGCGGTGTGGTCGACCGCTCCCTGAGCCGTCGCGGCATGGAGGGGCGCGCCTCTTCCGGCTCCATGGGCATGGCTGGCGGCAGGGCAGCGCCCCAGGGAATGGGGGCCTCCCGTCCGACCGGTTCAGCCGGTTCCATGGCGGGGAGCGCGGCTCGGTCCGTATCCGGCGACACAGCCGCGACCGGCTCGGGCGCGGGGACGGACGAGCAATGGTTCTCGTCGGCCAACCCGCCCCATGCGCCCTCCGGCCTCTCGACCCCTCTGCAGCCCGGTGGAACCGTTCCGGGCGGGAGCCCCGCCTCGTCGGTCGGCTCGATCGGAACCGGAGGCGGCCAGACCGAGAACCGCGAAACCGGCTCCCTCAAGGGCGACGGGCGGTAG
- a CDS encoding threo-3-hydroxy-L-aspartate ammonia-lyase yields the protein MSTSIQPTRPSSPLPTYDDVMTAAWRIAGIAHRTPVLTSRTADERTGAKLFFKAENLQRGGAFKFRGAYNAIARLPDDAKTRGVVAFSSGNHAQAIAYAGQLQDVPTVIIMPKDAPAMKVAATKGYGGEVVLYDRYKEDREEIGRKLSAERGLTLIPPYDHEDVIAGQGTAAKELFEEVGPLDMLLVCVGGGGLLAGSALAAHALSPACRIYGVEPEAGNDAQQSFRSGSIVRIPVPVTIADGAQTTYIGQKTFPIIRALVSDMLTVSDDMLVDTMRFFAERMKIVVEPTGCLAAAAALHGVVPCKGKRVGIIISGGNVDPKAFAGFLAGTLARES from the coding sequence ATGAGCACCTCCATCCAGCCAACCCGCCCCTCCTCCCCCTTGCCGACCTATGACGACGTGATGACGGCGGCATGGCGCATCGCAGGGATCGCCCATCGGACGCCGGTGCTCACTTCCCGCACCGCCGACGAACGCACCGGGGCCAAACTCTTCTTCAAGGCGGAAAACCTGCAACGGGGTGGCGCGTTCAAGTTCCGCGGAGCCTACAACGCCATCGCGCGGCTGCCGGATGACGCCAAGACGCGTGGGGTGGTGGCCTTCTCCTCGGGCAATCACGCCCAGGCCATCGCCTATGCCGGCCAGCTCCAGGACGTGCCGACCGTGATCATCATGCCCAAGGATGCGCCTGCCATGAAGGTCGCCGCCACCAAGGGCTATGGGGGCGAGGTGGTGCTCTACGACCGCTACAAGGAGGACCGGGAGGAGATCGGCCGCAAGCTCTCGGCCGAACGGGGCCTCACGCTCATTCCGCCTTACGACCATGAGGACGTGATCGCGGGTCAGGGTACCGCCGCCAAGGAGCTTTTCGAGGAGGTCGGCCCCCTCGACATGCTGCTCGTCTGTGTCGGCGGCGGCGGATTGCTGGCGGGTTCCGCACTGGCTGCCCATGCGCTCTCCCCTGCCTGCCGGATCTACGGCGTGGAGCCGGAAGCCGGAAACGATGCGCAGCAATCCTTCCGTTCGGGAAGCATCGTGCGCATTCCCGTGCCCGTCACCATCGCCGACGGGGCCCAGACCACGTATATCGGCCAGAAGACCTTTCCGATCATCCGCGCCCTCGTGAGCGACATGCTGACCGTGAGCGATGACATGCTGGTGGATACCATGCGCTTCTTCGCCGAGCGCATGAAGATCGTGGTCGAGCCCACCGGCTGCCTGGCGGCGGCGGCAGCCCTTCACGGCGTCGTGCCGTGCAAGGGCAAACGCGTCGGAATCATCATCAGCGGCGGCAATGTGGACCCGAAGGCCTTTGCGGGCTTTCTCGCCGGGACGCTCGCCCGAGAGAGCTAG
- a CDS encoding MarR family winged helix-turn-helix transcriptional regulator, translating into MSNTRDVPFETTLHVRDACLCLHAQRAARTLSRLFDEAFQPFGLTSGQFSLLNALNRPKPPAIGPVAQLLAMDRTTLTAALKPLERDGLVAVTVDPDDRRSRLLHLTDKGQKVLARAVPVWRELHAAIEARLSDLEPDNLRGALNSLARPRPQREGA; encoded by the coding sequence ATGTCAAATACCCGCGATGTTCCTTTCGAAACGACTCTCCACGTGCGGGATGCCTGCCTCTGCCTTCATGCGCAGAGAGCCGCGCGGACCCTCTCGCGGCTCTTCGACGAGGCCTTTCAGCCCTTCGGCCTCACCTCCGGGCAGTTCTCGCTGCTCAATGCCCTGAACCGTCCGAAGCCGCCTGCCATCGGGCCGGTCGCGCAACTGCTGGCGATGGACCGGACGACGCTGACGGCGGCCCTGAAGCCGCTCGAACGGGACGGGCTCGTGGCAGTCACGGTGGATCCGGACGATCGCCGCAGCCGCCTTCTCCACCTGACCGACAAGGGGCAGAAGGTGCTGGCCCGCGCGGTGCCGGTCTGGCGCGAGCTTCACGCGGCGATCGAAGCGCGCCTGTCGGATCTCGAGCCGGACAATCTGCGCGGTGCATTGAACAGCCTCGCGCGGCCCAGGCCGCAGAGGGAAGGGGCCTAG